TCATATTTCCATGACGTTTTATCATGTTCTCataatgttttaatgatgttttcatgatgTTTGATCATGATTTCATTAAGTTTTTAATGTGATGATTTTCTGGTTTTCATAAAGTTGTTCATCCTTTTGTGACGTTTTACATGTTTTCATGACATTGTTCACGTTTTCACAATGTTTTTCCTGTTCTAATAAAGATTTTCACTATGTTTTATGAGGTTTTTCATGTTTGGTCTCATTTCATCAGCATTTGTGTTGTCGATTCTGAAAACAGCactgcactcctgtcatataaaggatctttgaacagcGTTTGTGTGGTATGGCTGGATAAAAAACAACCATGTTTTCATAaagtttttcatgttttcatgatgctttttatgttttcattatgtttttcatgttagttcttcatatatttcataaagttttatcatgttttcataaagttttgtcatgttttcataaagtttttcatgttttcatgttagttcttcatattttcatgacgttttatcatgttttcataatgttttaatgatgtttttcATGATGTTTGATCATGATCTCCTTAAGTTTTTAATACGTCGATTTTCTGGTTTTCATAAAGTTGCTCATTCTTTCGTGacgtttaaaatgttttcatGACATTTTTCACGTTTTCACAATGTTTTTCCTGTTCTAATAAAGATTTTCACGATGTTTTATGAGGTTTTTCATGTTTGGTCTCATTTCATCAGCATTTGTGTTGTCGATTCTGAAAACAGCactgcactcctgtcatataaaggatctttgaacagcGTTTGTGTGGTATGGCTGGATAAAAAACAACCATGTTTTCATAaagtttttcatgttttcatgatgctttttatgttttcattatgtttttcatgttagttcttcatatatttcataaagttttatcatgttttcataaagtttttcatgttttcatgttaGTTCGTCATATTTTCATGACGTTTTATCATGTTTTCATAATGTTTTAATGATGCTTTAATGATGTTTGATCATGATTTAATTAAGTTTTTAATGCGATGATTTTCTGGTTTTCATAAAGTTGTTCATCCTTTTGTGACGTTTTCATGACATTTTTCACGTTTTCACAAAGTTTTTCCTGTTTTAATAAAGATTTTCATGATGTTTAATGAGGTTTTTCATGTTTGGTCTCATTTCATCAGCATTGGTGTTGTCGATTCTAAAACAGCactgcactcctgtcatataaaggatctttgaacagcGTTTGTGTGGTAtggctggattaaaaaaaaaccacagTGCTCTTGTTAAATAAAGGATATTTGACTGATGAAAAGAGTGATTGTGTATAAATTCAAGACAATGAAAGTTCCCTCCTCCCTGCATATGTTGATTCACAAAAAGGCATCTTTCATAATGCTCTCACGTGTGGTTTAATAACAGAATGTACAGACAGAAATGCTACTCAACTAGTCTGATGGCTCTTGTTTGCGCGTGTCAATCCTAATTGTTTGATGTTTGGctgttagatgtatatatacatgtatatatatagcatatatgtATACTGTTAGGATGAATTTCTATCCAACTATAATTTTTGCCAATTTTCAGAGTAAGAATACTCCTCTCAAAGTGACATCAATGCTGAATAAACTGATAAATAATAGTAGTTGTACTATTTGAGTgtgaaacatataactttgtgttGGTTATGTCATGTTCTGTGTAAGAATGCATGGGTAATAATAAGGTGTCAATATTAGCTACAAGAGGGCGTGTCCTCAGGTGGTGATATAAGACTGAAACACGTGCAGGTGTGTGAgtgaagctcctccccctcctttGTGAGACTCAAAGCAGAAAGAAGTCAGAGTTGGCGTCCACGGTTGTTGTTGAGATGTCAGGACACGACGCGGTCCTTGTGACGGCCATGGTGGCGTCTTTGCTCGTCTTCATCGCCACCGTAGTCCTCAGCGCTCTGGCAGGACAAGGACGAGGTGAGTATGTCTAACAAAATGTCTCGACAACGGCGACCGTGACCTCGTTTTGTGCACCAGCTCCCTTCTTGGAGAGCACGGGGAACGTTTCCGACGCCTTCGCCACCCAGATTACGCCGTCAGGGTGGACCTTCGTCATCTGGTCCATCATCTACATCTCCCTGGCTCTCCTCATGCTCTACGTCTTGGCGGGCCTCTGTCGCAGGTACACGCCAACACAACCTGGTGTCCTTGTCCCGCCGCCTTGCTTGAAGACGCCACATGTGTCCACCAGGAACGAGTTTGGCCCCATGTCCTGCAGCCCCGCGCTCCTCACGCTGGGATTCTACCTGACCTGGTGCTTGAACTTCGCCTTCAACATTGGATGGTTGTTCCTGTGGGACAGACGGTGAGCTCTCATGGTGTTACATGTTCCAGGGAGATTGGCAGTCCACGCTATTTGTGGTGGGGTGATGTCATCGTGTAATAAGATTGGCTATGacgcatgtatttaaaaaatatatacaaaccccgtttccatttgagttgggaaattgtgttagatgtaaattataaacggaatacaatgatttgcaaatccttttcaacccatattcaattgaatgcactacaaagacaacatatttgatgttcaaactcaaactttatatattttttccaattaataattaactttcatggctgcaacacgtgccaaagtagttgggaaagggcttgttcaccactgtgttacatggcctttccttttaacaacactcagtaaacgtttgggaactgaggagacacattttttaagcttctcaggaggaattctttgccattcttgcttgatgtacagcttaagttgttcaacagtccgggggtctctgttgtcgtattttaggcttcataatgggagacaggtctggactacagacaggccagtctagtacccgcactcttttactatgaagccactagagatgcgcggataggcaattatttcatccgcaaccgcatcagaaagtcgtcaaccatccgcaatccacccgatctaacatttgatcagaaccgcatccgcccgttgttatatatctaatatagacgatgcaaggcattagtgaggttataaagcttttgcctgttaaagaaaggagactgatccaatgcagcacagacattcgcgtgccacgctgtcacgacccagacgcacaccagtgcgcaatcatatgggagccgcgctgagcgcacctccaagcgcgtctcgctgcaggcgacggccgggtatatgggcccgacgctccagcgccatccattttcagggctcgttgattcggcaggtgagttgttacacactccttagcgggttccaacttccatggccaccgtcctagctgctgtctatatcaaccagggtgagccccacccctttcgtgagcgcactgcgcgcggagtgacccctattacgcgcccccggcaacaggggtggcgggcaggtaagctgcgcgggcggagcgcgcggagtgacccctgttacgagcccccggccacgggggtggcgggcaggtaagctgcttacctgctgcgcgtgacgccggccgcggcgaaggcggacgaggcggggtgtcggtgcggtgggcgcggtggtgaccctggacgtgcgtcgggcccttctcgcggaccgcctcagctacggctcccggtggggccctctcaggggaaggggcctcggtcccggaccccggcgaggcgtcccttctccgctccgtaaaagtgtccatctcttttttttttttttttctgttgtggcatatgctgcaggtgcctgctcgtttttcgtatgtgggtaacaacatttaactatgtatatatatttccgaattggtttaactgccacccgcctgaatctatttaaaatctaatttttttttaaccacccgactcgacccgacccgcggataaaatctaatttttttaaatttcatccgcccgatccgcggataatccgcggactccgcggttgtgcccacaaaccgcgcatctctagaagccacgttgatgtaacacgtggcttggcattgtcttgttgaaataagcaggggcgtccatggtaacgttgcttggatggcaacataacctgtatgtacctttcagcattaatggcgccttcacagatgtgtaagttacccatgtcttgggaactaatacaccccccgtaccatcacacatgctggcttttcaactttgcgcctataacaatccggatggttcttttcctctttggtccggaggacacgacgtccacagtttccaaaaacaatttgaaatgtggactcgtcagaccacagaacacttttcccactttgtatcagtccatcttagatgagctcaggcccagcgaagccgacggcgtttctgggtgttgttgataaacggttttcgccttgcataggagagttttaacttgcacttacagatgtagcgaccaactgtagttactgacagtgggtttctgaagtgttcctgagcccatgtggtgatatcctttacacactgatgtcgcttgttgatgcagtacagcctgagggatcaagggtcacgggcttagctgcttacgtgcagtgatttctccagattctctgaaccctttgatgatattacggagcgtagatggtgaaatccctatattccttgcaatagctggttgagaaaggtttttcttaaactgttcaacaatttgctcacccatttgttgacaaagtggtgaccctcgccccatccttgtttgtgaatgactgagcatttcatggaatctacttttatacccaatcatggcacccacctgttcccaattagcctgttcacctgtgggatgttccaaataagtgtttgatgagcattcctcaactttatcagtatttattgccacctttctcaacttctttgtcacgtgttgctggcatcaaattctaaagttaatgattatttgcaacaaaaaaaaaaaatgtttatcagtttgaacatcaaatatgttgtctttgtagcatattcaactgaatataggttgaaaatgatttgcaaatcattgtattccgtttatatttacatctaacacaatttcccaactcatatggaaacagggtttgtacatatagtcgtggtccatacttgccaaccctcccgattttcccgggagactcccgaatttctttgctcctcccgaaaatctcccggggcaaccattctcccgaatttctcccgatttccacctggacaacaatattgggggcgtgccttaaaggcactgcctttagcgtcctctctcacctgaaaaggagactattatatatgtctccgttatccatagatttatctataagccataaagtaggcaggcacggaactATTGCtcggcgtgtgtttattccagccggcacgttaatacactgacacacaacatccggattcccatcgtgcattgcttcaaaactacggcaagtagtaatgtccaaaaacataacagagacgaagcagaagaacgaagaagagacatggtgacgacgagtaagaaaaataagtatgcttgcaagttccaaaatgattggaaaaaataatttcagttcatccaggacatctggaaggggaaggggtatgctgcctgcacattttgtagatcagacttctccattgaacacggtggccgaacggatatactcattcatgaacagattatttatatatatataacttcatGAAAGCATGATAAAatcatgaaaacatgaaaaacattttgaaaacatgataaaacgtcatgaaaatatgaagaactaacatgaaaaacatcatgaaaacatgaaaaacatcataAAAACATGATCAACTTTATGAAAACATGATCAACTTTATGAAAACAGGAAGACAACATGTAAAACATCATGAAAACATGAACAACGTCatgaaaacatgataaaacttTATGAAATACATGAAGAACTAACATGAAGAAcatcatgaaaacatgaaaaacatcatgaAAACATGATCATCATCAAAACATGGAAAaacttcatgaagacaagaaaatCATCGCATGCAAAACTTCATGGAAGCATGACAAAATTGTGAAAACATGAAAAACTTTatgaaaacataataaaatgtcatGAAAATATGAAGAACAAATATGAAAAACCTCATGAAAACAtgataaactttatgaaaatatgaAGAACAAATATGAAAAACATCATGAAAACATGAACAACTTCatgaaaacatgataaaacttTATGAAATACATGAAGAACTAACATGAAGAAcatcatgaaaacatgaaaaacatcatgaAAACATGGTCAACTATATGAAAACGTGAAAATCATCATGAAAACATGGAAAAACATCGCATGAAAGCATGACAAAATCGTGAAAACATGATAAACATTATGAAAACATGATAAAACGTCATTAAAATATGAAGAACAAATATGAAAAACCTCATGGAAACATGAAAAACTTCATGGAAACATGAAAAACTTTATGAAAACAGGaagacaacatgaaaaacatcatgaaaacatgaacaacttcatgaaaacatgataaaacttTATGAAATACATGAAGAACTAACATGAAGAACATCATGGAAACATGAAGAACATCATGAAAACATGATAAACTTTATGAAAACAGGAAGACAACATGGAAAACATCATGAAAACATGAACAACTTCATGAAAACATGATAAACCTTTATGAAATACATGAAGAACTAACATGAAGACCATAATGAAAACATGAACATCATGAAAACATGATCAACTATATGAAAACGTGAAAATCATCATGAAAACATGGAAAaacttcatgaagacaagaaaagCATCgcatgcaaaacttcatgaaagcATGATAAAATCGTGAAAATATGAAAAACATTACGAAAACATGACAAAACGTCATGAAAATATGAAGAACAAATATGAAAAACATcatgaaaacattaaaaacataatGAAAACATGATACAACATCATGAAATACATGGAAAACTAACATGAAGAAcatcatgaaaacatgaaaaacttCATGAAAACATGATCAACTTtatgaaaacaaaattttgtagatcagacttctccattgaacacggtggccgaacggatatactcattcatgaacggattatttatatatatataacttcaaGACAAGAAAATCATCgcatgcaaaacttcatgaaagcATGATAAAATcgtgaaaacatgaaaaacattatgaaaacatgataaaacatcatGAAAATATGAAGAACTATTATGAAAAACACCATGAAAACATGAACAACTTCATGAAAACATGATCAACTTTATGAAAACATGATCAACTTTATGAAAACAGGaagacaacatgaaaaacatcatgaAAACATGAACAACTTCATGAAACCATGATAAAACTTTATGAAATACATGGACAACTAACATGAAGAACATCATGAAAACATGAACAACTTCATGAAACCATGATAAAACTTTATGAAATACATGGACAACTAACATGAAGAAcatcatgaaaacatgaaaaacatcatgaAAACATGATAAACTTTATGAAAACAGGAAGACAACATGGAAAACATCATGAAAACATGAACAACTTAATGAAAACATGATAAACCTTTATGAAATACATGAAGAACTAACATAAAGAACATAATGCAAACATGAAAACGTGAAAATCATCATGAAAACATGGAAAAACTTAATGAAGACAAGAAAATCATCgcatgcaaaacttcatgaaagcATGACAAAATcgtgaaaacatgaaaaacattaTGAAAACATGATAAAACGTCATGAAAATATGAAGAACAAATATGAAAAACCTCATGGAAACATGAAAAACTTCATGAAAACATGATAAACCTTATGAAAACAGGaagacaacatgaaaaacatcatgaGAACATGAACAACTTCATGAAAACATGATAAAAACTTTATGAAATACATGAAGAACTAACATGAAGAACATCATGAAAAAcatcatgaaaacatgaaaaacatcatgaaaacatgatcaactatataaaaataaataaataaaccaacacattttatgacGTAGGCCGAAATTGAGCTTCCCCTCCTTGAGAGACCAGCATCCACCActgacatacagcaatgttaatatttgcttacatgttccttggcaagatTCAcgtcaataaggcacttttggtagccatccacaagcttctggcaagctaaaACCTcaattctagtctgatttagccattccttgaccacttttgacgtgtgtttggggtcattgtcctgttggaacacccaactgcgcccaagacccaacctccgggctgatgattttagcttgtcctgaagaatttggaggtaatcctcctttttcattgtcccatttactctctgtaaagcagcagttccattgacagcaaaacaagcccagagcataatactaccaccaccatgcttgacagtaggaatggtgttcctgggattaaaggcctcaccttttctcctccaaacatattgctgggtattgtggccaaacagctccatttttgtttcatctgaccacagaactttcctccagaaggtcttatctttgtccatgtgatgtcagatgcaaTAGTGTAACAGAGTAATGGTGTAATTGTGTAATCGTGCAATTGAATAATAGTGTAATAGTGTAATAGTGTTATAGTGTAATAGTGCTGGTGATTGTCCCATGTGAAGGCTGGTGTCTGTGGCCTTGGCTTTCCTCCTGGTGGTGGTCTTCAGCAGCTACCTGCTGGTCTTCTTCTCCTGCTACACACTCCACGCGTACGGTGCGTGGCTGCAGAAACACCACGCCATAGACCTGTGGCTTCTACGTGTCTTGGTACGTACTTTACACACCTAACTGCAATACTACCAACAACACTGTATGTATTCTACACTCATAATATACACCATATTGCAGTGAAACCTCCATTTACCAACCTCTGTTTGGCAACATTTCGATATACAAACTTTTAGATGGAGTCAAATGcactccattcattcattttatgtcacgcctgcaggcaaaaagcacaTTAGACTACTCAGTACTTTTCTGTCTTTTTAACCTTTAGACACAAGATATTCaagtaaatgtatataaatatataccgccagatatttaagtacatttatatttaaaaaaaaaaaatatatatatatatatatatatatatatatatatatatatatatatatacagtatatatatacactgccaGATATTTAAATGaatttatattaaaaatatatatatatacactggcaGATATTTAAGTAAATGTATATAAAGGCTGATATACatatactgctatacaagctgtacgcTGACTACTTTGAACAAGATGTGGTTGTACTTCCTGTCCATGACTTTGGTTCTTCTAGGCCCAGAATGGTATTTCTATTTACGCCACTTGGAGCACCATCGCCACGCTCCTCAACTTGGCCATCGTCCTCAACGTCTACGCCAAACTCTCCCTGACCCACGCCGCCACCGTCTCACTGGCTATTCTGGCAGTACTCTTGTGTGTGTGGTAAGTGTCTTACTCtacactggtgtgtgtgtgtgtgtgtgtgtgtgtgtgtgtgtgtgtgtgtgtgtgtgtgtgtgtgtgtgtgtgtgtgtgtgtgtgttactgtacactgatgtgtgtctgtgtgtgtgtgtgtgtgtgtgtgtgtgtgtgtgtgtgtgtgtgtgtgtgtgtgtgtgtgtgtgtgtgtgtgtgtggtaagtgTCTCACTGTACActgatgtgtgtctgtgtgtgtgtggtaagtgtgttactgtacactgatgtgtgtgtgtgtgtgtgtgtgtgtgttttaagtgtgttactgtacactgatgtgtgtctgtgtgtgtatgtgtgtggtaaGTGTCTCACTGTACActgatgtgtgtctgtgtgtgggtgtgttactgtacactgatgtgtgtgtgtgtgtgtggtaagtgtgttactgtacactgatgtgtgtgtgtgtgtgtggtaagtgtgttactgtacactgatgtgtgtgtgtgtgtgtgtgtgtggtaagtgtgttactgtacactggtgtatgtttgtgtgtgtgtgtgtgtgtgtgtgtgggtgtgtgtgtgtgtgtgtgtgtgtgtgtgtgtgtggtaagtgtgttactgtacagggatgtgtgtgtgtgtgtgtggtaagtgtgttactgtacactggtgtgtgtgcgtgtgtgtggtaaGTGTTACTCtatactggtgtgtgtgtgtgtgtgtgtgtgtgtgtgtaactgtaTACTGATGTAAATGTGTGGTAAGTGTTACTGTACACTGATGTGTGGGTGTGGTAATTATGttactgtacgtgtgtgtgtgtgtgtgtgtgtgtgtgtgtgtgtgtgtgtgtgtgtgtgtgtgtgtgtgtgtgtgtggtaattgtgttactgtacactgatgggtgtgtgtgtgtgtgtgtgtgtgtgtggtaagtgtgttactgtacactgatgtgtgtgtgtgtgtg
This genomic interval from Nerophis lumbriciformis linkage group LG07, RoL_Nlum_v2.1, whole genome shotgun sequence contains the following:
- the LOC133609192 gene encoding uncharacterized protein, giving the protein MSGHDAVLVTAMVASLLVFIATVVLSALAGQGRAPFLESTGNVSDAFATQITPSGWTFVIWSIIYISLALLMLYVLAGLCRRNEFGPMSCSPALLTLGFYLTWCLNFAFNIGWLFLWDRRLVSVALAFLLVVVFSSYLLVFFSCYTLHAYGAWLQKHHAIDLWLLRVLAQNGISIYATWSTIATLLNLAIVLNVYAKLSLTHAATVSLAILAVLLCVWFLAEMLLLDQHVRYILTIHPVVIWALTGSITNNYTAAPTPNGIFVAVLLALACVMFVARVAVTIWRHINMPLYRMEAGELPCPMDVARRQRNILFK